ACCACGGACCCGACGAAATTGCAGGACGAGTTAAGATGCTCGTTTCGCGCGGCAGGACGGAAAGACCCCGGGACCTTTACTACAGCTTGGTATGGGCGTCTGGTTCGGCTTGTGTAGGATAGGTGGGAAACTGGGAAGGTCACACGCCAGTGTGGCCGGAGTTGCTGGTGAAATACCACTCTGGTCGTTCCGGGCGTCTAACCTCGGTCCGTGACCCGGACCAGGGACAGTGCCTGGTGGGTAGTTTAACTGGGGCGGTTGCCTCCTAAATGGTAACGGAGGCGCCCAACGGTTCCCTCAGCCTGGACGGAAACCAGGCGGCGAGTGCAAGTGCACAAGGGAGCTTGACTGCGAGACTGACGGGTCGAGCAGGTGCGAAAGCAGGGACTAGTGATCCGGCACCGGCATGCGGATGCGGTGTCGCTCAACGGATAAAAGGTACCCCGGGGATAACAGGCTGATCTTGCCCAAGAGTCCATATCGACGGCATGGTTTGGCACCTCGATGTCGGCTCGTCGCATCCTGGGGCTGAAGTGGGTCCCAAGGGTTGGGCTGTTCGCCCATTAAAGCGGCACGCGAGCTGGGTTTAGAACGTCGTGAGACAGTTCGGTCCCTATCCGCCGCGCGCGTGTGGAGACGTGCGGGGAGCTGTCCCCAGTACGAGAGGACCGGGACGGACGAACCTCTAGTGCGCCAGTTGTCCCGCCAGGGGCATGGCTGGTTGGCCACGTTCGGCATGGATAACCGCTGAAAGCATCTAAGCGGGAAACCCACCCCAAGATGACGTCTCCCCCCACAGAAGTGGGATAAGGCCCCCAGCAGATGACTGGGTCGATAGGCCCGACATGCACGCACAGCAATGTGTTCAGTGGACGGGTACTAACCGGCCGAACGACGAACCCCACACAACGGCCACACCACGGCCCGCGGTCAGCACACAACGATGCCCGCCACCAACTCCCCACCACCAGCCAGCACCACAAACAGAAAACAGCCCACCCAACACACGCAGGACACGCGTCCCCACCGTGTTTGGGTCGGTGGCCACAGCGGAGCGGGACACGCCCGGCATCCATCCCGAACCCGGAAGCTAAGCCCTCCAGCGCCCAAGGTACTGCACCCCCACGGGTGTGGGAGACTCGGACACCGCCGACCCAACCCCCCACCGTGCCCGGCCCCCCACACACGGGGCCGGGCACACATTCGTCTCTACCACAGTGCAGTGCGACACACGTCCGCAGCGGGTAGGAATCGATCGGCAGTTCGGCAGTACCGCGGCAACACTTCTGCGTGTGTGCGGTTAAGCTGGTGTTGTTATTCGTAGTGTTTTTCGGGAGGTCCGGTGTCCGGTTCTGACGACAGGCGTGGTGCTCGGAGTCGTGGAAACGACACCGGTAGTGGACGTGAACAGAGCAAAAGTTCGAATCACGTGAGCAAACCCGAACGTGGTGATTCCCGTGCGCCGAAAGGTGGGAGCGCGGGGCAGCAGAGTGGTCGGTCCCAGGGGCGGGACGCCAAGCGGGATGATCGTTCGCGCGCGGAACCGAAACGGGATGACCGACGTCGCCCCGAGCAACGGGACGGCAGACGGCAGGATCGCGGTTCGGAGACGGGCCGGAGCGGAAAAGAGGGACACGCCCGCAACGACGGAAGGCGCTCCGCAGGAGGTGGAAAACCTCCGCGCGGAACCGGGAAACCGGCCGCGAGGGGCGGGCGGACCGAGTCCTCCAAGGGAGAGTTCCGCAAGGGCCCTCCGCGCGGACGCGGCTCCGGTAAGGACGCCGCAGCCAACGCCGAGGCCGATGGACGCGTAAAGGCTCCGCAGCTTCCGGAGGGAGCCGACGCGGCACATCTGGATCCGGAGGTGCGACGGGACTTCCGCTCGCTGCCGAAGATGGTCGCGGAGGACGTCGGAGCCCACGTGGTGGCAGCGGGGATGCTGCTGGACTCGGATCCGGAACAGGCCCTGGAACATGCTCGCTACTCGCGTAAGAAGGCTTCGCGAACACCGGCCGCTCGGGAGGCGAACGGGATAACGGCCTACCACGTCGGCAACTGGAGCGAAGCGCTTTCCGAACTTCGTGCGGCTCGCCGCATGGGTGGCCAGTCGCATGTCGCGATCATCGCCGACTGCGAGCGTGCGCTGGGCAGGCCGCAACGTGCTCTGGACCTGCTCCGTTCCGAGGATGTTTCGAATCTATCCAAGGAAGAGCAGATCGAGCTGCGGATCGTGGCTGCGGGGGCTCGTCGTGATCTGGGCCAGCCCGAAGCCGCCGTAGTAGCACTCCAGATCTCCGAGCTGGACCCGCAGCGCAAGGAATCGTGGAGCGTACGGCTGTTTTACGCCTATGCCGACAATCTGG
This genomic stretch from Actinopolyspora halophila DSM 43834 harbors:
- a CDS encoding tetratricopeptide repeat protein — protein: MSKPERGDSRAPKGGSAGQQSGRSQGRDAKRDDRSRAEPKRDDRRRPEQRDGRRQDRGSETGRSGKEGHARNDGRRSAGGGKPPRGTGKPAARGGRTESSKGEFRKGPPRGRGSGKDAAANAEADGRVKAPQLPEGADAAHLDPEVRRDFRSLPKMVAEDVGAHVVAAGMLLDSDPEQALEHARYSRKKASRTPAAREANGITAYHVGNWSEALSELRAARRMGGQSHVAIIADCERALGRPQRALDLLRSEDVSNLSKEEQIELRIVAAGARRDLGQPEAAVVALQISELDPQRKESWSVRLFYAYADNLVAVGRNEEAFTWFVHAANADDEETTDAPERLDELVPVLGGPEEAEKLVERADADVAADTEVSERDEDGQADSSRDVDLGVWD